aaataaagaaaaaaaaatacttataacTATTTCCATGTCTTTAATTACCTCTATAGGTCTTaacgtttattattttttcccttactatttattttagttataaCTGCTGAAGCAAACTTATTGCTTGATTCTGTAAGAGGTCTATTATAAAAACGCGCGAACGTTGCAGATCCATCTGTCCAGCCTGCTGTTTTCCTGATTGTGTCGATGTCTACTCCTTTTCTGTATGCTGCAGATACAGAAGCATGTTTAGCACTGTATGCGCTAAATTTTTCGGTATCGATACCAGCTTTGTTTAATAACGACTTAATCCAGTGTCCGATTGTCTGAGCGGTTACTAGATTGTGTGGTTTTACCGTTgataaaaacagttttttattttctgctCGAATAGACCGTGTTATTTTTAAGTAGTACAGTATTATAGAAGCTACGCAAACTTTTTGTCGTTGCTTGAAAAAAGGTACTATTAATATTGGCTGGTTCTTTCCCAACTTAGATGTCTTGATCAATTCCGGAATTTTGATCTGAAGGCCTGATGAACCTTGACTAATATTATCTATGTCGATAAGAAATATAGTCTGGAGTCTGTGAGCAGTAATGAGGACTAGTAGTGTTGTTGCGATTTCAGATACTTGTTTTAGTGTTTGATTTTCTATTGTATTTTGGTTTTCTATGTACTCTAACACTTGTTCTGTATTCCATGTTGTGGAATATTTTGGAGTAGCGGGCCGTTTCTTAAAAACTCctttaaaaaatcttgataTAAGGTCATCTTTAGATAAGTCTCTTTTTACGATGAGTGAGATCGCTGATCTCGTCGAGTTTAAGGTTCCATAGCCCACGTTTTCATTAAATCTTTTCGTCAGGAATTCAATTATATTGGCAGTGTTGGGGTCGAAtacattgaattttttgtctgTGGCAAATTGTGTCCATTTTTTGAGACAGCCTTCGTATTGTTTGAGTGTTGATGGTGTGATTGAATTTACCATGAAGTCGACGGAATCCTCTGGTACTCCCTTTATTAGAAATTCCGTGATAGCTTCCCTGATAGTTTCCCTACCACTAGAGAAAGCTTGTGTGATAGAGGATGGATCTTCTTCCTGCAAGGAGAAATTAATAAGTCAGCTGATAGTTCTAGTACTAAGGGATTCTCGCAGAGAAGTGAGGTAAAAAAAGGGTACCATGCTTGGGTGGGCCAATTAAGGACAACCACTACCCCAGTTGCTCTatcattgattatttttctaagTACTGGTAATACTATTGCAAAAGGAGGAAAtgcataaaattgttttttctcccataaaattgtaaaagatTCTACTACTAATGCTTCTGGATCAGGGTAACgtgagcaaaattttttacacttgGTGTTAATTTTAGATGCGAATAGATCAATTGTGCAAGGGCCAAATTTTTCGACTATTTGTTTGAAGTACTTTGCCCTAAGTTCCCATTCGGTATCTAAGTTAGTAACACGAGAGGCTGCATCTGCGTCGATATTTTCTTTTGAGGCGATATATGATGCTTTTatccaaatattttttccttCGCACCACTGCCAGATCTCTCGAGCTAGCGCACTCAGGTGGGGAAATTTTATTCCACCTGCtttattaatatatgaaaTGGCTGTAATGTTATCTATACGCATCAGAACTTCGCAATTGCTGAGATTTGAAGCAAAACATTTTAAAGCAAAAAAGGCAGCTAGGAGTTCTAAGTAATTGATGTAAAACTTTTTATCTTTCTGGCTCCAAAACCCGTGAGTGACTTTTAAATTAGATTCCGCACCCCAACCTGATCTGGATGCATCAGATGATattgtgattttataattttgtgtCCTTATTAGGTTAGAACCagttaacaaatttattttccaccaaataagatcTTCCATTATGGAGTTAGTGATTTTAATATaagcttcaaaattattatcattgatagTTAACGCTAACCATTTTGCCCTCTCTAATCTTacgatatatattttactgTACTCTACCGCTGGGGATGCCGCAACGAGGACTCCTATTAACTGCGCAAAAAAACGGATTTTATATTTGTTCCCTACTTCAAAGTGGTTC
The sequence above is drawn from the Cotesia glomerata isolate CgM1 linkage group LG4, MPM_Cglom_v2.3, whole genome shotgun sequence genome and encodes:
- the LOC123263077 gene encoding uncharacterized protein LOC123263077, which gives rise to MADVFHQHSTARKSFITPNLDKDIKSTLEATVFDEWLYGQKLTDQVKDAKNIKKASTSLKAPENSTAKKTTSQLIGVLVAASPAVEYSKIYIVRLERAKWLALTINDNNFEAYIKITNSIMEDLIWWKINLLTGSNLIRTQNYKITISSDASRSGWGAESNLKVTHGFWSQKDKKFYINYLELLAAFFALKCFASNLSNCEVLMRIDNITAISYINKAGGIKFPHLSALAREIWQWCEGKNIWIKASYIASKENIDADAASRVTNLDTEWELRAKYFKQIVEKFGPCTIDLFASKINTKCKKFCSRYPDPEALVVESFTILWEKKQFYAFPPFAIVLPVLRKIINDRATGEEDPSSITQAFSSGRETIREAITEFLIKGVPEDSVDFMVNSITPSTLKQYEGCLKKWTQFATDKKFNVFDPNTANIIEFLTKRFNENVGYGTLNSTRSAISLIVKRDLSKDDLISRFFKGVFKKRPATPKYSTTWNTEQVLEYIENQNTIENQTLKQVSEIATTLLVLITAHRLQTIFLIDIDNISQGSSGLQIKIPELIKTSKLGKNQPILIVPFFKQRQKVCVASIILYYLKITRSIRAENKKLFLSTVKPHNLVTAQTIGHWIKSLLNKAGIDTEKFSAYSAKHASVSAAYRKGVDIDTIRKTAGWTDGSATFARFYNRPLTESSNKFASAVITKINSKGKNNKR